Proteins from a genomic interval of Hyalangium ruber:
- a CDS encoding DUF2058 family protein: MPGSKEYQRIESKKQVELDRALRELVLGGQVPTEPGETAFYFMTRKGKLRRLELSPNQAKQLEDGVLGVVERPEPAQIEHSLVPAATAEQMFALSKKAVRFLNRKESPIGFMSDDDVKAQQEAEASGTAPEIADEPKTDEPATEAEAAVPTEGGTPEAGSSEPQAQ; this comes from the coding sequence ATGCCGGGCTCGAAGGAGTACCAGCGCATCGAGTCGAAGAAGCAGGTGGAGTTGGACCGGGCGCTGCGCGAGCTGGTGCTCGGCGGCCAGGTGCCTACCGAGCCGGGAGAGACGGCGTTCTACTTCATGACGCGCAAGGGCAAGCTGCGCCGGTTGGAGCTAAGCCCGAACCAGGCGAAGCAGCTGGAAGACGGCGTCCTGGGCGTGGTGGAGAGACCGGAGCCGGCGCAGATCGAGCACTCGCTGGTGCCGGCGGCGACGGCGGAGCAGATGTTCGCGCTCTCGAAGAAGGCGGTGCGCTTCCTCAACCGCAAGGAGAGCCCCATCGGCTTCATGAGCGATGACGACGTGAAGGCCCAGCAAGAGGCGGAAGCCTCGGGCACGGCGCCGGAGATCGCGGACGAGCCCAAGACCGATGAGCCCGCTACCGAGGCCGAGGCCGCCGTACCGACCGAGGGCGGCACGCCCGAGGCTGGAAGCTCCGAGCCCCAGGCGCAGTAG